The following are from one region of the Gloeomargarita lithophora Alchichica-D10 genome:
- a CDS encoding DUF3536 domain-containing protein — METTQVYVTIHGHFYQPPRENPYLEAIERQEGASPFHDWNERIFHECYRPNAFARVLGESGEILDIANNFEYLSFNIGPTLFNWLERYDLETYQRIIEADRRSCQRLNGHGNAIAQVYNHIIMPLASTQDKLTQVRWAKQDFISRFGRAPEGIWLAETAIDYETLAVLVAEGFKFTIIAPSQAQRCRPLDTQDWYEVGGGQIDPTRPYLCRIPDDILPEWGTQREIAIFVYDGPISGDMGFGETLNSSHNLTGRLGMAVQPGRTQLIAVATDGETFGHHKKGAEKTIAYALTRDIPQRGWQVTNFAHYLSLHPPDWEIIIKPRTAWSCAHGIERWRSDCGCGGGGGWHQKWRAPLRQSLDWLAQQLDALYEEWAGEWLVDPWGARDAYIEVIRERTQERNQRFLAHQQRYPLTGEEQVDVLRLLEMQRYRLFMFTSCGWFFDELSRPEGTQILRYAARAMELVREVTGQDLEAEFRKRLALAPSNLPQYVNGEMVYQQRVETARVTVTQVAAHYGISSLYTQYPRQEQIYCYNIEQNDYQIHRLGTLTLALGELSITSVINWEEKHLVMAVLHLGGWDFHCCLQEFTHRKTYQHLRQQLLETFHQGSGAQTVLAMGRLFDSATCYGLPDIFSQERQRIIGLLAQNTLTQLDQLYSQVYRENYGVIMAFRRDHLCVPQELQVAAAITLSQRVMSLLRRLELETSNPLHDGPPNGTVYIHELHSLTQEVQQVGVRLDIQEGRQIIERLLLTWLEELLTRLPAHLLGIGVQRWQKLFTLAEHLPLPPQMERIQERYFTACCQGQLGAELLALAPLVRVAPPSCSTEPWLKPRTTVDRYLPPTVDAPGATVATRPPAGGGAPGKF; from the coding sequence ATGGAAACCACCCAAGTTTATGTGACCATTCACGGGCATTTTTACCAGCCGCCCCGGGAGAACCCTTATTTAGAGGCCATTGAGCGCCAGGAGGGTGCCAGTCCCTTCCACGATTGGAATGAACGTATTTTCCACGAATGCTACCGTCCCAATGCCTTCGCCCGGGTGTTGGGTGAATCCGGGGAGATTTTGGATATTGCCAACAATTTTGAGTACCTGAGTTTCAATATTGGCCCGACGTTGTTTAATTGGTTGGAGCGCTACGACCTGGAAACCTACCAGCGGATCATTGAAGCCGACCGGCGCAGTTGTCAACGCTTGAACGGGCATGGGAATGCCATTGCCCAGGTTTATAACCACATCATCATGCCCTTGGCTTCCACCCAGGATAAACTTACCCAGGTGCGGTGGGCGAAGCAGGATTTTATTTCCCGGTTTGGTCGGGCACCCGAAGGGATTTGGTTGGCGGAAACGGCGATTGATTACGAAACCCTGGCGGTGTTGGTGGCGGAGGGGTTTAAGTTCACCATTATTGCCCCGTCCCAAGCCCAGCGCTGTCGGCCTCTGGACACCCAGGATTGGTACGAAGTGGGGGGCGGCCAGATTGACCCCACCCGTCCCTACCTGTGCCGGATTCCCGATGACATCCTGCCGGAGTGGGGCACCCAGCGGGAAATTGCCATTTTTGTCTATGACGGGCCGATTTCCGGGGATATGGGCTTTGGGGAAACCTTAAACAGTAGCCACAATCTGACGGGGCGGTTGGGGATGGCGGTGCAACCGGGGCGCACCCAGTTGATTGCGGTGGCTACGGACGGGGAAACCTTTGGCCACCACAAAAAGGGGGCGGAAAAGACCATTGCCTACGCCCTGACCCGGGATATTCCCCAGCGGGGCTGGCAGGTGACGAATTTTGCCCATTATCTCAGCCTGCACCCGCCCGATTGGGAAATTATCATTAAACCCCGCACGGCCTGGAGTTGTGCCCACGGCATTGAACGCTGGCGGTCGGACTGCGGTTGTGGCGGCGGGGGCGGTTGGCATCAGAAATGGCGGGCACCCCTGCGGCAGAGTTTGGATTGGTTGGCTCAGCAGTTGGATGCGCTTTACGAGGAATGGGCGGGGGAATGGTTGGTTGACCCCTGGGGAGCCAGGGATGCCTATATTGAGGTGATTCGGGAGCGCACCCAGGAACGGAATCAGCGGTTTTTGGCGCACCAGCAACGCTACCCCCTCACCGGGGAAGAGCAGGTGGATGTCCTGCGGTTGTTGGAAATGCAACGCTATCGCCTGTTTATGTTCACCAGTTGCGGTTGGTTTTTTGATGAATTGTCCCGCCCGGAGGGGACGCAAATCCTCCGCTATGCTGCCCGGGCGATGGAATTGGTGCGGGAGGTGACGGGTCAGGATTTAGAAGCGGAATTTCGTAAACGCCTCGCCCTCGCCCCCAGCAATTTGCCCCAGTATGTGAACGGGGAAATGGTCTATCAACAACGGGTGGAAACGGCACGGGTGACGGTAACCCAGGTGGCCGCCCACTACGGCATTAGCTCCCTTTATACCCAATACCCCCGCCAGGAGCAGATTTACTGCTACAACATCGAGCAAAACGATTACCAAATCCATCGGTTGGGGACGCTCACCCTGGCGTTGGGGGAACTGAGCATCACTTCGGTAATCAACTGGGAAGAAAAACACCTGGTCATGGCGGTTTTGCACCTGGGCGGCTGGGATTTTCACTGTTGTTTGCAGGAATTTACCCACCGCAAAACCTACCAACACCTGCGCCAACAATTGCTGGAAACCTTTCACCAGGGGAGTGGGGCGCAAACCGTTCTGGCGATGGGGCGGTTATTTGACAGCGCTACCTGCTATGGCCTGCCGGACATTTTCAGCCAGGAACGGCAACGCATTATCGGGTTACTGGCGCAAAACACCCTCACCCAACTCGACCAACTGTACAGCCAGGTGTACCGGGAAAATTACGGCGTGATCATGGCCTTCCGCCGGGATCATTTATGTGTACCGCAGGAATTGCAGGTGGCCGCCGCCATTACCCTCAGCCAGCGGGTCATGTCCCTCCTGCGGCGGCTGGAACTGGAAACCAGCAACCCCCTCCACGACGGCCCCCCCAACGGCACGGTCTATATCCACGAACTGCACAGCCTCACCCAGGAAGTGCAACAGGTGGGGGTACGCTTGGACATTCAAGAAGGGCGGCAAATCATCGAGCGGCTATTGCTCACCTGGCTAGAGGAACTCCTCACCCGCTTACCCGCCCATCTGTTGGGAATTGGGGTCCAAAGGTGGCAAAAATTATTTACCCTGGCGGAACACCTCCCCCTGCCCCCCCAGATGGAACGCATCCAGGAACGCTATTTCACCGCCTGCTGTCAAGGCCAGTTGGGGGCAGAACTGCTGGCATTGGCTCCCCTAGTGCGGGTGGCTCCCCCCAGTTGCTCCACCGAACCCTGGCTCAAGCCCCGGACAACCGTTGACCGGTATCTCCCCCCCACAGTTGATGCGCCCGGTGCAACCGTTGCAACACGACCTCCGGCTGGGGGTGGTGCGCCAGGCAAGTTCTAA
- a CDS encoding UDP-glucuronic acid decarboxylase family protein, whose protein sequence is MGGTVLLTGAAGFVGSHLTDRLVRDDWRVIAVDNCSTGSWENLAHWHDHPQVQKIQHDVITPLAIDEPLDWVMHFASPASPPKYLALPLATLRVNSEGTFHLLELARRRGAQFFLASTSEVYGDPLEHPQREDYWGHVNCTGPRSVYDEAKRYAEAMTLAFHRQYGLSIRIIRIFNTHGPRMDILDGRVVTNFIHQALRGEPLTIYGNGNQTRSFQYVDDLIEGIVRLMAVNYPYPVNLGNPQELTVLELAQVIQELTGTQSVIKFHPLPQDDPQQRRPDITLAQTKLQWSPQVDLRTGLGHTIADIRQRC, encoded by the coding sequence ATGGGGGGCACGGTTCTGCTCACCGGGGCGGCGGGGTTTGTGGGCAGTCATCTCACCGACCGGTTGGTGCGGGACGACTGGCGGGTAATTGCCGTGGACAATTGCAGTACAGGCTCCTGGGAGAATTTAGCGCATTGGCACGACCATCCCCAGGTGCAAAAAATACAGCACGATGTGATTACCCCGCTGGCGATTGATGAACCCTTGGATTGGGTAATGCACTTTGCCAGCCCCGCTTCGCCACCCAAGTATTTAGCTTTACCCCTGGCGACCCTGCGGGTGAATAGTGAGGGTACTTTTCATTTGTTGGAATTAGCCCGGCGGCGGGGGGCGCAGTTTTTTCTCGCCAGCACCAGCGAAGTCTATGGCGACCCGTTGGAACATCCCCAGCGGGAGGACTACTGGGGTCATGTGAATTGCACCGGCCCCCGCAGTGTTTACGATGAGGCGAAACGTTACGCAGAGGCGATGACTTTAGCATTCCATCGGCAGTACGGTTTATCTATACGAATTATTCGCATTTTTAATACCCACGGCCCCCGGATGGACATCCTTGATGGGCGGGTGGTGACCAATTTTATCCATCAGGCATTGCGGGGCGAACCCCTGACCATCTATGGCAATGGCAATCAAACCCGCAGTTTTCAGTACGTGGATGATTTGATTGAAGGCATCGTGCGGTTAATGGCGGTCAACTATCCCTACCCGGTGAATTTGGGCAATCCCCAGGAGCTAACCGTATTAGAATTGGCGCAAGTGATTCAAGAATTGACGGGAACCCAATCAGTAATTAAATTTCACCCCTTGCCCCAGGATGACCCCCAACAACGGCGACCGGACATTACCTTGGCGCAGACTAAACTCCAATGGTCGCCCCAGGTGGATTTGCGTACCGGGTTGGGGCATACGATTGCGGATATTCGCCAGCGATGTTGA
- a CDS encoding CPP1-like family protein, which yields MNETNPYVQLGVSEDASFEEVQAARAQLLSQCEGDERRSQGVEMAYDAILMDRLRQRQEGRIKVPERIRYAERNVVATAEKNDTRTVTFPAWAENLRSFVDTPSAQDVALPALVYGGLGYWAWAASAGAALPVALGIASGLFFINRKENRFGRALLLTVLGLLVGALVGNVLLSLSLGLNPNTAISWGIFVILWLVSSFLR from the coding sequence ATGAACGAAACCAATCCCTACGTGCAACTTGGGGTCAGCGAAGATGCCTCCTTTGAAGAAGTCCAGGCGGCGCGGGCGCAACTGCTGAGCCAATGCGAAGGGGATGAACGGCGGTCTCAGGGGGTAGAGATGGCCTACGATGCGATTTTGATGGATCGCCTGCGCCAAAGACAAGAGGGGCGGATCAAGGTGCCGGAGCGGATTCGCTACGCCGAGCGGAATGTGGTGGCAACGGCGGAAAAAAATGACACCCGCACGGTCACATTTCCAGCCTGGGCGGAAAATTTACGCTCGTTTGTGGATACTCCCAGTGCCCAGGATGTGGCCTTGCCCGCCCTGGTCTATGGGGGGTTGGGCTATTGGGCGTGGGCGGCCAGTGCCGGTGCCGCTTTGCCGGTGGCGTTGGGCATCGCCAGTGGTTTGTTTTTTATCAACCGCAAGGAAAACCGCTTTGGACGGGCACTCCTGCTGACGGTGCTGGGGTTGCTGGTGGGGGCGTTGGTGGGGAATGTGTTACTCAGCTTGAGTTTGGGGTTGAATCCCAATACGGCGATTAGCTGGGGAATTTTTGTGATCCTTTGGTTGGTGAGTAGTTTTTTGCGTTAG
- a CDS encoding pentapeptide repeat-containing protein, which produces MTYSPSAKPPRFPFRKWFKKAQVPLTLVIVGLLMVAILAGWYWLAGFVTVLSVLLTIELFWDSLRQIFLVVNPEESSFFLGGVTLITGFIGFLVWLWGQGGLQINWTIASALGDSLGAVGQIMVALVAAVISWQQYVISKVLTEQQNRITQQQTIDSYFQGISELALDEQGFLEDWPQERMIAEGRTAALLSSVNAEGKAKVVRFLSMAKLLTPLKRDQRLGRPILDGYGLYQEDREHGERVIDLENMLAGTDLTGTDLRRVDFSKADLNGTNFSNCNLNRTNFAMSNLQGAKFNGANLQGAVFCYGAPEKLDYASPYQPWITGERPNMQTGEFSGAIVEGADFTGVFNLSEEQRLYLCAWGGSRTRSTIPGGCQGIPSKLYGGEG; this is translated from the coding sequence ATGACCTACTCCCCCAGTGCCAAACCGCCCCGCTTTCCGTTTCGTAAATGGTTCAAAAAAGCCCAAGTTCCCCTAACTTTGGTGATTGTGGGGCTGTTGATGGTGGCGATTTTGGCGGGGTGGTATTGGTTGGCGGGTTTCGTCACGGTGCTGTCGGTGCTATTGACCATAGAGCTATTTTGGGACTCTTTGCGGCAAATCTTCCTGGTGGTGAATCCAGAGGAATCTTCATTTTTTCTCGGGGGCGTAACCCTGATCACCGGGTTTATTGGGTTCCTGGTCTGGCTTTGGGGGCAGGGCGGTTTACAGATTAATTGGACTATTGCCTCGGCTTTGGGGGATAGTTTGGGGGCGGTGGGGCAAATTATGGTGGCTTTAGTTGCCGCGGTGATTTCCTGGCAACAGTATGTGATTTCTAAAGTTCTCACGGAGCAACAAAACCGGATTACCCAGCAACAAACCATAGATTCTTACTTTCAGGGCATTTCCGAGCTGGCCTTAGATGAACAGGGTTTTTTGGAAGACTGGCCCCAGGAGCGGATGATTGCCGAGGGGCGGACGGCGGCTTTGCTCAGCAGTGTCAATGCCGAAGGGAAGGCCAAGGTGGTGCGGTTTTTGTCTATGGCGAAACTCCTCACCCCCCTGAAACGGGATCAACGGTTGGGGCGACCGATTCTGGATGGTTACGGGTTGTACCAGGAGGACCGGGAGCATGGGGAGCGGGTGATTGACCTGGAAAATATGCTGGCCGGGACGGATTTAACCGGCACGGATTTACGCCGGGTGGACTTCAGTAAGGCGGATTTGAACGGCACCAATTTTAGCAATTGCAATCTCAATCGCACCAACTTCGCCATGAGCAACCTCCAGGGGGCCAAGTTCAACGGTGCCAATCTACAGGGGGCGGTCTTTTGCTACGGTGCCCCGGAAAAGCTGGATTATGCCAGCCCCTACCAGCCCTGGATCACCGGGGAGCGACCGAATATGCAAACCGGTGAGTTTAGCGGTGCCATTGTCGAGGGGGCGGATTTTACCGGCGTTTTCAACCTGTCGGAAGAACAACGGCTCTATCTCTGCGCCTGGGGGGGGAGCCGCACCCGCAGTACCATCCCCGGTGGTTGTCAAGGCATTCCCAGCAAATTGTACGGGGGCGAGGGGTAA
- a CDS encoding UDP-glucose dehydrogenase family protein, which produces MQVAIIGTGYVGLTTGVALAYLGHRVVGLDVDAAKVNRLQRGEIPIYEPHLAELLQLARKNLTFTTDYATAIAPAQVVFIAVGTPALPDGNPDLTYVRQAAQGVGWHLGQNFTVIVNKSTVPIGSGNWVETLIDEALKTRAHNAPPFAVASNPEFLREGSALHDTLYPDRVVLGTQAPQALELLHTLYQPILEQNFTPPSFLPRPAGLVAVPLITADLASAELIKYAANAFLALKISFINEMAQLAERVGADVTQIARGIGLDQRIGSQFLQAGIGWGGSCFGKDTAALIATARDYGLGMGIVQASRLVNAQQRQWVVDKLLQTLKILKGRRIGLLGLAFKPHTDDLRDAPALEIAQQLVERGVGVRVHDPVALPRAQREWQKLEIQYYDNVKTLAQDCDGLVLVTDWPEYRDVAWEELAPLMRHALLVDGRNFLDRERLRQAGFTYLGLGR; this is translated from the coding sequence GTGCAGGTTGCCATTATCGGCACGGGTTATGTGGGTCTGACCACCGGGGTCGCCCTCGCCTATCTGGGACATCGGGTGGTCGGGTTGGATGTGGATGCCGCCAAGGTAAACCGCCTGCAACGGGGGGAAATTCCCATCTATGAACCCCATCTGGCGGAATTATTACAACTGGCGCGCAAAAACCTGACCTTTACCACCGACTATGCCACCGCCATTGCCCCGGCGCAGGTAGTATTTATCGCCGTGGGTACGCCTGCTTTACCCGATGGCAATCCCGATTTGACCTACGTGCGCCAGGCCGCCCAGGGGGTGGGGTGGCATTTGGGGCAAAATTTCACCGTGATTGTGAACAAATCCACCGTTCCCATCGGCAGTGGTAACTGGGTGGAAACCCTGATTGATGAAGCCCTGAAAACCCGTGCCCATAACGCTCCTCCCTTTGCGGTGGCCTCCAATCCTGAGTTTTTGCGCGAAGGCTCGGCGTTACACGACACCCTGTACCCCGACCGGGTGGTGTTGGGCACCCAGGCACCCCAAGCCCTAGAATTATTACATACATTGTACCAACCCATCCTGGAGCAAAATTTCACCCCCCCCAGTTTTTTACCCCGTCCGGCGGGTTTGGTGGCGGTGCCGTTGATTACGGCGGATTTGGCCTCAGCGGAATTGATTAAATATGCGGCCAATGCGTTTCTGGCTTTGAAAATCAGTTTTATCAACGAAATGGCACAACTCGCCGAACGGGTGGGGGCGGATGTGACCCAGATCGCCCGCGGAATTGGCCTGGATCAACGGATTGGCAGTCAGTTTTTGCAAGCGGGGATTGGCTGGGGCGGTTCCTGTTTTGGCAAAGATACGGCGGCTTTGATTGCGACCGCCCGGGATTATGGCTTGGGGATGGGGATTGTCCAGGCCAGCCGTCTGGTGAACGCCCAACAACGGCAATGGGTGGTGGACAAACTCCTGCAAACCCTGAAAATCCTGAAAGGGCGGCGGATCGGGTTGTTGGGACTGGCGTTTAAGCCCCACACGGACGACCTGCGGGATGCGCCCGCCCTGGAAATTGCCCAGCAGTTGGTAGAACGGGGGGTGGGGGTGCGGGTGCATGACCCGGTGGCTTTACCCAGGGCGCAACGGGAATGGCAAAAACTTGAAATACAGTATTATGACAATGTAAAAACATTAGCCCAGGACTGTGACGGGTTGGTGCTGGTGACAGACTGGCCGGAGTACCGGGATGTCGCCTGGGAAGAGTTGGCACCGCTCATGCGTCACGCCTTACTGGTGGATGGGCGTAATTTTTTGGATCGGGAACGGTTGCGCCAGGCGGGGTTTACCTATCTGGGGCTGGGGCGCTGA
- the galE gene encoding UDP-glucose 4-epimerase GalE, with amino-acid sequence MLILVTGGAGYIGSHTCKALAQAGFTPVVLDNFSTGHLWAVRWGEVITGDLADRELLVHVLKKYDIQAVVHFAASIEAGESMRRPDKYFRNNFINTLNLLEAMVETGVNRLIFSSTCAIYGEPQWLPLTENHPQNPVNPYGESKRAIEQALHWFSQAYGMQYAALRYFNAAGADLAGELGECHDPETHLIPRVLLALLAGTEIQIFGTDYDTPDGTAVRDFIHVADLAQAHVQALHYVQKNQDNLAVNLGTGRGYSVREVIAAVEQVTGQRVRVRETARRLGDAPMLVADVTLAQRELGWRCHHSDLHTIVQTAWKWHQGTYAKVQN; translated from the coding sequence ATGTTGATCCTGGTCACCGGTGGGGCGGGTTATATCGGTAGCCACACCTGCAAAGCCCTGGCGCAGGCGGGTTTTACGCCGGTGGTACTGGATAATTTCAGCACCGGGCATCTTTGGGCAGTGCGCTGGGGAGAAGTAATCACGGGGGATTTGGCCGACCGGGAATTATTGGTTCATGTACTAAAAAAGTATGACATTCAAGCGGTAGTACATTTTGCCGCCAGCATCGAAGCTGGGGAATCCATGCGTCGCCCAGATAAGTATTTTCGTAATAATTTTATCAATACATTAAATCTACTCGAAGCGATGGTAGAAACTGGGGTTAATCGCTTAATTTTTTCTTCCACCTGTGCCATTTACGGGGAACCCCAGTGGTTGCCCCTGACGGAAAACCACCCGCAAAATCCGGTCAATCCCTACGGGGAATCGAAACGGGCGATTGAACAGGCACTCCATTGGTTCAGCCAAGCCTACGGGATGCAGTACGCCGCCCTACGTTATTTCAATGCCGCCGGTGCAGATTTGGCCGGGGAATTGGGGGAATGCCACGACCCGGAAACCCATCTGATCCCGCGGGTTTTGTTGGCTCTGTTGGCGGGGACGGAGATACAAATTTTTGGCACCGACTATGACACCCCCGATGGCACGGCGGTGCGGGATTTTATCCATGTGGCCGACCTGGCGCAAGCCCATGTCCAGGCGTTGCATTATGTGCAGAAAAATCAAGATAATCTGGCGGTGAATCTGGGCACGGGGCGGGGCTATTCGGTGCGGGAGGTGATTGCCGCCGTGGAGCAGGTGACCGGGCAACGGGTGCGGGTCAGGGAAACGGCACGGCGGCTGGGGGATGCCCCCATGTTGGTGGCGGATGTGACCTTAGCGCAACGGGAATTGGGTTGGCGGTGTCACCATTCTGATTTACACACCATTGTCCAAACCGCCTGGAAATGGCATCAAGGCACCTATGCTAAGGTACAGAATTAG